The following are encoded together in the Lathyrus oleraceus cultivar Zhongwan6 chromosome 3, CAAS_Psat_ZW6_1.0, whole genome shotgun sequence genome:
- the LOC127131436 gene encoding uncharacterized protein LOC127131436 — MGQIAQQLALSSQAQGALPSPTVTNPRERNNVSVVTTRNGKFDEVVEEMDEEEDQLIEVDLEIKENEVVREEVVAPKPVVKETVIEPKPVVRLPFHTRNKKKGKHEKNFEKFLELFKKLEINIPLLEELEQMPTYAKFMEDIISKRSFKKAIIDLGASVSFMSLSIYKKLGIGVVQDTRMTLQFANHSFKKPYGIVEDVLVKIDKFVFPVNFEILEMPEEEEIPLILGRPFLEMGRCLTNIEEGTMMLKVYDEELKIDVRNTMKYKDDICTSHNIEVPDQV; from the exons ATGGGTCAAATAGCACAGCAATTAGCCTTgagttctcaagcacaaggtgcTCTACCTAGTCCAACTGTGACAAATCCTAGAGAGCGTAATAATGTGAGTGTTGTGACAACAAGAAATGGAAAATTTGATGAAGTAGTTGAGGAGATGGATGAAGAGGAAGATCAATTGATCGAAGTGGATCttgagatcaaagaaaatgaagttgtgAGGGAAGAAGTGGTGGCACCGAAACCAGTAGTGAAAGAAACAGTCATTGAGCCTAAGCCGGTTGTTAGGCTTCCTTTTCACACCAGAAACAAGAAAAAGGGGAaacatgagaaaaactttgaaaagttcctagagttgttcaagaagctAGAGATTAACATTCCGCTGTTGGAAGAACTTGAACAAATGCCTACTTATGCCAAGTTCATGGAGGACATCATTTCTAAGAG ATCATTCAAAAAGGCTATTATTGATTTAGGAGCAAGTGTTAGTTTCATGTcgttatccatttacaagaagcTTGGTATAGGGGTTGTGCAAGATACCAGGATGACACTCCAATTCGCCAATCATTCGTTCAAGAAACCGTATGGTATTGTTGAAGATGTTCTGGtgaaaattgacaagtttgtatTCCCGGTGAATTTCGAGATTCTAGAAATGCCTGAAGAGGAAGAGATCCCTCTCATCCTTGGGAGACCTTTTTTAGAGATGGGAAGATGCTTGACCAACATAGAGGAAGGGACTATGATGCTGAAGGTTTATGATGAGGAATTAAAGATTGATGTTCGAAACACCATGAAGTACAAAGATGATATTTGTACCAGCCATAATATAGAGGTTCCGGATCAAGTATGA
- the LOC127131437 gene encoding uncharacterized protein LOC127131437: protein MSPKEATGTTPFRLAYGHDAVLPVEIQVQAVRTQRQYEIPSEEYWSMMTDELVDVDEERMLVLDSLQRQKEKVARAYNKRVKGKVFAVDDLVWRVILPMDRNDRVLGKWSPNWEGTFKVLQTFSNNAYEVKELAPDRRILRGNGKYLKKYRPLLQEVKILAD, encoded by the coding sequence ATGTCACCAAAAGAAGCAACTGGAACAACCCCATTTCGACTGGCTTATGGGCATGACGCAGTATTGCCAGTAGAAATTCAGGTCCAGGCGGTCAGAACCCAAAGGCAgtatgaaataccttctgaagagTACTGGAGTATGATGACAGACGAATTAGTCGACGTAGATGAAGAAAGAATGTTAGTATTAGACTCTCTACAAAGACAGAAAGAGAAAGTCGCCCGGGCCTACAATAAAAGGGTGAAAGGGAAAGTGTTTGCTGTCGACGATCTGGTTTGGAGGGTGATCCTGCCTATGGAcagaaatgatagagttttgggtaagtggtccccaaattgggaagGAACGTTTAAGGTTTTGCAGACCTTTTCTAATAACGCCTACGAGGTCAAAGAGTTGGCACCAGACCGGCGGATTTTAAGAGGGAATGGAAAGTACTTGAAAAaatataggcctctccttcaagaggtcaaaattttGGCAGACTAA